In the Candidatus Saccharimonas aalborgensis genome, one interval contains:
- a CDS encoding zeta toxin family protein codes for MIQNRNPENIPVVPLQSPETESRRPLMEKIRDKIDGAKSWIKEHVNPLTSPELEQQTGEALTYVAERTIADAGAYEMRGPGDSERITEAVGAAAEQTVAGGLVGRSNPIETLERDGFDQELVDATVEIAAEDPETAEAIAKEIDRVEGVLRTPEHAAREVYKAKIKRLKETTTSSIESFTSANLDSLSKQERKSLLDNPESWDSERRKLHESVFEEAILKAHALSERLKEKNPKPTIYALRGNTASGKTRALSAGHEMFAGILDGRGEPSGAINPDSYKFALREGDPDISAAQVHDEGSMISRRIERQLTDPDMSVVLDKRNETPGDIEDILANASETERNVRILDVDVPLESSLVGVLMREKGGEDPNVPFDAIIKGFVGIRANRSELIKQVETGSNTAVDGYMLMAFDPDERRPVVVAVLIDGKVVVDQKRQELYARLFSTPEQAEADAEVLGNTVIDDAFIQQHCNSSYDNSEKGREHAAKVAARLGGFKGKTLRRAVDIMAGAGTAQELKGYLADANHNLLATSRTANGTIDTSASSTKAASMESIDGDEAAARAKANFDKAISLAFEQRDADFSSASKVRQLVESIAAQINDGIVKEGSLIRTGEDSDKYPYTRLDELPAAMEQFYEELHQKLTNPDSDPVEVAAFCEYHIDLVDHFFADGCGKTAKAISSFVLMRAGLSLPSYKGGRDEYYKHAPRSIVRVDQIADRAAWQDFLQYYKSMVKTDNGGI; via the coding sequence GTGATACAAAATAGAAACCCAGAAAATATTCCAGTTGTACCACTTCAATCCCCTGAAACAGAAAGTCGCCGACCATTGATGGAAAAAATTAGGGATAAGATTGATGGTGCAAAATCTTGGATTAAAGAACATGTAAATCCTCTGACTTCTCCCGAACTTGAGCAACAGACTGGTGAGGCGCTAACCTATGTCGCTGAGCGTACAATAGCCGATGCCGGTGCTTATGAAATGAGGGGCCCGGGGGACAGCGAAAGAATAACGGAAGCAGTTGGAGCAGCTGCTGAGCAGACAGTAGCCGGGGGTTTAGTGGGCAGGAGTAACCCCATAGAAACATTAGAGAGAGATGGTTTTGATCAAGAGTTAGTAGATGCAACTGTAGAGATAGCAGCAGAAGATCCCGAAACTGCCGAAGCGATAGCAAAAGAAATTGATCGTGTTGAAGGGGTGCTTAGAACTCCTGAACACGCGGCGCGAGAGGTCTACAAAGCTAAGATTAAACGACTCAAAGAAACCACCACTTCTTCCATAGAATCCTTTACATCAGCTAATCTAGATAGTTTAAGCAAACAGGAGAGGAAATCCCTGCTTGATAATCCGGAAAGCTGGGATTCTGAAAGGCGCAAGTTGCACGAAAGTGTTTTCGAAGAAGCAATCTTAAAAGCTCACGCACTTTCCGAAAGGCTCAAAGAAAAAAATCCAAAGCCGACAATCTATGCTCTGCGTGGTAATACTGCATCTGGAAAAACCCGTGCTTTAAGCGCTGGTCACGAAATGTTCGCTGGAATATTAGACGGAAGGGGAGAACCCTCGGGTGCAATCAACCCTGATTCCTATAAGTTTGCCTTGAGAGAGGGTGACCCAGATATCAGTGCCGCACAAGTACACGATGAGGGATCGATGATAAGCCGAAGAATCGAGCGACAATTAACAGATCCTGATATGTCAGTAGTACTAGATAAGCGCAACGAAACCCCCGGAGATATAGAGGACATCTTAGCAAATGCTTCTGAGACGGAACGTAATGTACGGATTCTTGATGTCGACGTACCGCTAGAATCCTCACTGGTGGGCGTATTAATGCGCGAAAAAGGTGGCGAAGATCCTAATGTGCCATTTGATGCAATAATCAAAGGTTTTGTCGGTATTAGAGCAAATAGGTCTGAGCTTATAAAGCAGGTTGAGACTGGTAGCAATACGGCAGTTGATGGGTACATGCTTATGGCATTTGACCCAGATGAGCGAAGACCTGTAGTGGTAGCTGTTCTAATTGATGGTAAAGTTGTTGTCGATCAGAAACGACAAGAACTTTACGCTAGATTATTTAGTACGCCTGAGCAAGCGGAAGCTGATGCGGAGGTACTGGGTAACACGGTAATTGACGATGCCTTTATACAGCAACACTGTAATTCATCCTACGATAATAGCGAGAAGGGCCGTGAACATGCCGCGAAGGTTGCGGCTAGACTTGGAGGGTTTAAGGGCAAGACGTTACGCCGAGCGGTGGACATAATGGCAGGTGCGGGTACCGCTCAAGAGCTTAAGGGTTATTTGGCTGACGCTAATCATAATCTATTGGCTACTTCCCGAACCGCTAACGGCACAATCGACACATCGGCGAGTAGTACAAAAGCAGCCAGTATGGAATCCATCGATGGTGATGAAGCCGCAGCAAGAGCTAAAGCAAACTTTGATAAGGCGATATCATTGGCTTTTGAACAAAGAGACGCAGATTTTTCATCAGCCAGCAAAGTTAGACAATTAGTTGAGTCTATTGCTGCTCAGATTAATGACGGTATTGTAAAGGAAGGTTCTCTTATCAGAACTGGCGAAGACTCCGATAAATATCCATACACTAGACTTGACGAATTGCCTGCTGCCATGGAACAGTTTTATGAGGAGTTACATCAAAAACTAACCAACCCCGATAGTGACCCCGTCGAGGTTGCTGCTTTTTGTGAGTACCATATAGACCTTGTTGACCACTTTTTTGCTGATGGCTGTGGTAAAACAGCTAAAGCTATCTCCTCCTTTGTCTTGATGCGTGCCGGTTTATCATTGCCGAGCTATAAGGGTG